The following coding sequences lie in one Kribbella sp. NBC_00709 genomic window:
- a CDS encoding glycosyltransferase family 2 protein — protein MRDHPELSVVVPMYDEEEVLPIFFERMHPLLDGLGITYELLVVDDGSRDKTAALLLAAAEDWPQLRVVRLLRNSGHQAAQSAGFRRARGQYVVTIDADLQDPPEVIAEFLQAVDEQDVDVVYGVRSDRSSDSWAKRTSARLYYRLMCRLVGKDIPFDAADFRLVTRRVVDAVNALPDDGRVFRLVIPWLGFPSAEVRYVRAERAAGTTKYNFSKMLRLAFDSVTAFSAAPLRLATWLGLLGGVMSGLFVVGALVIKLTGRSIPGWTSTVLAVSVIGAIQLLCLGLLGEYVARLFQSSQRRPQFLVGYDSLGDHGHQEPLHHRAPSDT, from the coding sequence ATGCGGGACCATCCCGAGCTCTCTGTCGTCGTACCGATGTACGACGAGGAGGAGGTGCTGCCGATCTTCTTCGAGCGGATGCACCCGTTGCTCGACGGTTTGGGGATCACCTACGAGTTGCTCGTCGTCGACGACGGGAGCCGGGACAAGACCGCGGCGCTGCTGCTCGCGGCCGCCGAGGACTGGCCGCAGCTCCGCGTGGTCCGGCTGCTCCGCAACAGCGGTCATCAGGCGGCCCAGTCGGCCGGCTTCCGTCGCGCCCGCGGTCAGTACGTCGTCACGATCGACGCCGACCTCCAGGATCCGCCGGAGGTCATCGCCGAGTTCCTCCAAGCGGTCGACGAGCAGGACGTCGACGTCGTGTACGGCGTACGCTCCGACCGCTCGAGCGACTCCTGGGCGAAGCGCACCAGCGCCCGGCTGTACTACCGCTTGATGTGCCGCCTGGTCGGCAAGGACATCCCGTTCGACGCCGCCGACTTCCGGTTGGTGACGCGGCGCGTGGTGGACGCGGTGAACGCGCTGCCGGACGACGGGCGGGTCTTCCGTCTGGTGATCCCGTGGCTCGGCTTCCCGAGCGCCGAGGTGCGGTACGTCCGGGCGGAGCGGGCTGCCGGCACGACGAAGTACAACTTCTCGAAGATGCTGCGGCTCGCGTTCGACAGCGTGACTGCGTTCTCCGCCGCGCCGTTGCGGCTGGCGACCTGGCTGGGGCTGCTCGGTGGTGTGATGTCCGGGTTGTTCGTCGTCGGTGCGTTGGTGATCAAGCTGACCGGCCGGAGCATTCCCGGCTGGACGTCGACCGTCCTCGCGGTCAGCGTGATCGGCGCGATCCAGTTGCTGTGCCTCGGGCTGCTCGGTGAGTACGTCGCGCGCCTGTTCCAGTCGAGTCAGCGCCGGCCGCAGTTCCTCGTCGGCTACGACAGCCTCGGCGACCACGGCCACCAGGAACCGCTCCATCACAGGGCCCCCTCTGACACATGA